One Glycine max cultivar Williams 82 chromosome 3, Glycine_max_v4.0, whole genome shotgun sequence DNA window includes the following coding sequences:
- the LOC100820159 gene encoding F-box/kelch-repeat protein OR23, whose protein sequence is MNSDWDSGGGGGGATLIPGLPNDVAASILSKVPYSHHGRLKATCKSWKLLLSSKSFLASLNKRNHLLCIFPQDPSLASPFLFDPNSLAWCPLPPMPCSPHVYGLCNFAAVSVGPHLYVLGGSLFDTRSFPIDRPSPSSATFRFNFHDFSWEPRASMLSPRGSFACAVVPAGGSIYVAGGGSRHTMFGAAGSRIRSAERYEVGRDRWVPMENLPGFRAGCVGFVGGEGREFWVMGGYGASRTISGVFPVDEYYRDAVVMGVESGAWREVGDMWGNGERVRVGKIVVVDDNGCPMLFMLDANEILRYDMSSNRWLYESRVPRKAPYNSSFGVVVLDGELYVVTHLCVVDFTETRRSRQHKRAGTLFIQIYDPKKKTWRSLVAKSPFHYPIDINSAVLSSICL, encoded by the exons ATGAATTCCGATTGggacagcggcggcggtggcggTGGCGCGACGCTAATCCCTGGTCTCCCAAACGACGTAGCGGCGTCGATCCTCTCGAAGGTCCCCTACTCCCACCACGGGAGGCTCAAAGCGACATGCAAATCATGGAAACTGCTCCTCTCCTCGAAATCGTTCTTAGCCTCGCTGAACAAACGTAACCACCTTCTCTGCATCTTCCCGCAAGATCCTTCACTCGCTTCACCCTTTCTCTTCGATCCGAACTCGCTCGCGTGGTGCCCGCTCCCTCCCATGCCCTGCAGCCCCCACGTGTACGGCCTCTGCAACTTCGCCGCTGTCTCCGTCGGGCCCCACCTCTATGTCCTTGGTGGGTCCCTCTTCGACACGCGCTCCTTCCCCATCGATCGCCCTTCCCCGTCCTCCGCCACGTTCag GTTCAACTTCCACGACTTCTCGTGGGAGCCACGCGCCTCAATGCTGTCTCCCAGGGGGAGCTTCGCCTGCGCGGTGGTGCCGGCCGGCGGGAGCATTTATGTGGCCGGCGGGGGTTCGAGGCATACGATGTTCGGGGCGGCCGGGTCGAGGATTCGGTCGGCGGAGCGGTATGAGGTGGGGAGAGACCGGTGGGTGCCGATGGAGAATCTTCCCGGGTTTCGCGCCGGGTGTGTCGGGTTTGTCGGAGGGGAGGGGAGGGAGTTCTGGGTGATGGGGGGGTACGGCGCGTCGAGGACGATTTCCGGGGTGTTTCCGGTGGATGAGTATTATAGGGATGCGGTGGTGATGGGAGTGGAGAGTGGCGCGTGGAGAGAGGTTGGGGATATGTGGGGGAATGGGGAGAGGGTCAGGGTTGGGAAGATTGTTGTGGTTGATGATAATGGATGCCCCATGCTTTTCATGCTTGATGCCAATGAGATTTTGAG ATATGACATGTCTTCTAATCGTTGGCTATACGAGTCTCGTGTGCCAAGAAAAGCTCCTTACAATTCGTCCTTTGGTGTTGTTGTGTTAGACGGGGAGCTTTATGTAGTGACACATTTATGTGTCGTTGATTTTACAGAAACACGAAGGTCCAGACAACATAAGAGGGCAGGAACTCTGTTCATTCAAATATATGACCCAAAAAAGAAGACATGGAGATCGCTTGTTGCAAAATCACCTTTCCATTACCCTATAGATATTAATAGTGCTGTATTGAGCTCAATTTGTCTATGA